A stretch of Calditrichia bacterium DNA encodes these proteins:
- a CDS encoding DUF58 domain-containing protein, with amino-acid sequence METKELLKKVRQIELSIRGVVNEVFAGEYHSVFKGRGMEFAEVREYLAGDDVRNIDWNVSARMNHPFVKVFDEERELTVMVLFDVSASGAFGTRGQQKSEIATEISALLAASAIKNNDKVGLIIFSDKIEKFVPPRKGRQHVLRVIRELLFYEDPDNIPRTPKTDIAVALQYMNQILKRRATVFLISDFVAEDYEKDLQIANKRHDLVALHIIDPLEEQLPGVGLVEMQDLETGEFMLVDTGAESLRKQYADTAQKEKSRLARFFKTNGIDYIDIYTHQSYVKPLTKFFRMRARRIR; translated from the coding sequence ATGGAAACAAAAGAGTTACTAAAAAAAGTCCGGCAGATTGAGCTGAGCATTCGCGGCGTGGTGAACGAGGTGTTCGCCGGTGAATATCACTCGGTGTTCAAAGGTCGCGGGATGGAATTTGCGGAAGTGCGCGAATATCTGGCCGGCGACGACGTCCGCAATATCGACTGGAACGTATCCGCCCGGATGAATCACCCTTTCGTGAAAGTGTTCGACGAGGAACGCGAACTCACTGTGATGGTGCTGTTCGATGTGAGTGCGTCCGGCGCTTTCGGCACGCGCGGTCAGCAAAAATCGGAAATCGCAACGGAAATTTCCGCGCTGCTGGCAGCATCCGCCATCAAAAATAATGACAAAGTCGGGCTGATTATTTTTAGTGATAAAATCGAAAAATTTGTGCCGCCGCGAAAAGGTCGCCAGCACGTGCTGCGCGTCATTCGCGAACTGCTGTTTTACGAAGATCCGGACAACATTCCCCGCACGCCGAAAACGGACATCGCCGTTGCGCTGCAATACATGAACCAGATTTTGAAACGCCGCGCAACCGTGTTTTTGATCAGCGATTTTGTGGCGGAAGATTACGAAAAAGATTTGCAAATCGCCAATAAACGGCACGATCTGGTGGCGTTGCATATCATCGATCCGCTGGAGGAGCAACTTCCCGGCGTTGGCCTGGTTGAAATGCAGGATCTGGAAACCGGCGAATTTATGCTCGTCGATACCGGTGCCGAATCGCTCCGCAAACAATACGCCGATACCGCCCAAAAAGAGAAATCCCGGCTGGCGCGTTTTTTCAAAACCAACGGTATCGATTACATCGATATTTACACCCATCAATCGTATGTGAAACCGTTGACCAAATTTTTCCGCATGCGCGCACGCCGGATCCGGTGA
- a CDS encoding protein BatD, translated as MRIYKYFSVLTFLLFAISTGFAQEINLNASVSQNTVGLSDAFQFKLEVSGANRSLPEVELPPLNDFRVISGPNQSSQFNMINGRVNVSKTYSVTLLAKKTGKFTIPSVSVKHKGNTYRSEPIVITVVQETPQAQSQNQSESGESQDIFIRAIPSKTKVYVNDQINVSYKVYFRVPIRNPDFIKLPETVGFWVEEYEIAQNIPVTQEVINGQQYSVAEVKKLALFPTKSGDLNITPLQLSVDVVERRRRRDPFSVFDDFFDDPLGRTTRKILSSREIKLDVQQLPTNGKPENFSGLVGNFNMTVDIDKTTVKANEAITYKIKLSGSGNLKTLQDLQIKFPESFEVFNPKISDNVNRRGDRLFFSRDMEYVIIPRSPGEYTLDPLEISFFDPTTKQYRTLRSREYLIDVQEGDLAAGMNSGNFTKSEVRLLGRDIHFIKEKMSDLVSVDAAPYTSGWFLSALFLPLLALGMAFGYRQHQEKMSTNVEYARKRQASKQAEKRLRTAKTLMNQQKFEAFYGEVSRALLGFVADKTNHSAAGLMRDNVASLLHESNVDESLIDDYLKCLDEADFRRFAPGQATPDAAQEFYDTAADLLSNLLKYFRK; from the coding sequence TTGAGAATTTACAAATACTTTTCCGTTCTGACATTTTTGCTTTTCGCGATATCTACGGGCTTTGCACAGGAAATTAACCTGAATGCCAGCGTCAGCCAAAATACCGTTGGCTTGAGCGATGCGTTCCAGTTTAAGCTGGAAGTCAGCGGCGCGAACCGCTCGCTGCCGGAAGTTGAATTACCACCGTTGAACGATTTCCGGGTGATCAGCGGTCCCAACCAATCTTCGCAATTTAACATGATCAACGGGCGCGTGAATGTCAGCAAAACCTATTCCGTAACGTTGCTCGCCAAAAAAACCGGCAAATTTACCATCCCTTCCGTTTCCGTAAAACACAAAGGCAACACCTATCGGTCAGAGCCGATTGTGATTACCGTTGTGCAGGAAACACCACAGGCACAATCGCAAAACCAGAGTGAATCAGGCGAAAGCCAGGATATATTTATTCGCGCAATCCCATCAAAAACAAAAGTTTATGTAAACGATCAAATCAACGTTAGTTACAAAGTGTATTTCCGGGTGCCGATCCGGAATCCCGATTTTATCAAGCTGCCGGAAACCGTGGGCTTTTGGGTAGAAGAATACGAGATTGCCCAAAACATTCCGGTTACGCAGGAAGTTATCAACGGACAGCAATACAGCGTTGCAGAAGTGAAAAAGCTGGCGCTGTTCCCGACCAAATCCGGTGACTTGAACATTACACCGCTGCAACTGTCGGTGGATGTGGTGGAGCGCCGGCGGCGACGCGATCCATTTTCGGTATTTGATGATTTTTTTGACGATCCGCTGGGCAGAACCACGCGCAAAATTTTGAGCAGTCGCGAAATCAAACTGGATGTCCAGCAACTGCCCACCAACGGAAAACCGGAGAATTTCAGCGGGCTGGTTGGCAATTTCAACATGACGGTGGACATCGACAAAACGACCGTAAAAGCAAATGAGGCAATCACTTACAAAATCAAATTGAGTGGTTCCGGCAATTTAAAAACACTGCAAGATTTGCAAATCAAATTCCCGGAATCGTTCGAAGTGTTCAATCCCAAAATCAGCGATAATGTCAACCGGCGCGGCGATCGCCTCTTTTTCTCGCGCGATATGGAATACGTAATTATCCCCCGTTCGCCCGGCGAATACACGCTTGATCCTCTGGAAATCTCCTTTTTTGACCCGACAACCAAACAATATCGCACCTTGCGTTCCCGCGAATATCTGATTGATGTGCAGGAAGGCGATTTGGCCGCCGGAATGAACAGCGGCAATTTCACCAAATCGGAAGTGCGGCTGCTCGGTCGGGATATTCATTTTATCAAAGAAAAAATGTCCGATCTCGTATCGGTTGATGCAGCGCCATACACTTCCGGCTGGTTTTTGAGCGCGTTGTTTTTGCCGCTGCTCGCGTTGGGAATGGCGTTTGGCTATCGCCAGCATCAGGAAAAAATGAGCACAAATGTGGAATATGCCCGCAAACGCCAGGCATCCAAACAGGCGGAAAAACGCCTCAGAACTGCCAAAACGTTGATGAATCAACAAAAATTTGAAGCCTTTTACGGTGAAGTATCCCGGGCATTGTTGGGATTTGTGGCGGATAAAACCAATCACTCCGCAGCCGGTTTGATGCGCGACAACGTGGCTTCGCTGCTGCACGAAAGCAACGTTGACGAATCACTGATCGATGACTATCTGAAATGCCTCGACGAAGCCGATTTCCGGCGATTCGCCCCGGGACAGGCGACACCGGATGCCGCACAGGAATTTTACGATACGGCAGCAGATTTGTTGAGCAATCTGTTAAAATATTTCCGAAAATAA
- a CDS encoding four helix bundle protein encodes MNAEQLKARTKNFAHRCVKLALSLPKTGLGKHLGNQLIRSSTSVAANYRAACVAQSKAAFVAKLSIALEEADESVFWVEFIRDEHLFDDHRLLDLLTEGKEICSILASSRKSSTKPKAL; translated from the coding sequence ATGAATGCGGAACAACTCAAAGCCCGGACGAAGAACTTTGCGCATCGTTGTGTGAAATTGGCGCTTTCGCTGCCAAAAACCGGTCTGGGGAAACATTTAGGAAACCAGCTCATTCGATCATCGACATCCGTTGCTGCTAACTATCGGGCAGCGTGCGTTGCGCAATCAAAAGCTGCATTTGTCGCCAAATTAAGTATTGCATTGGAGGAAGCAGATGAATCCGTTTTTTGGGTTGAATTTATTCGGGATGAACATTTGTTCGATGATCATCGGTTGTTGGATTTATTGACAGAGGGAAAAGAAATCTGCTCGATTCTGGCAAGTTCCAGAAAATCTTCTACAAAACCTAAAGCCTTATAA
- a CDS encoding tetratricopeptide repeat protein, whose protein sequence is MKGARIFGIVVFGWLLLFACSKQKLSETDYFGKANEYMEQQNWTEAEASFLSLLKEYPDGMFTARSLFMVGYLNANHLKDLEKAKTYYNDFIQKFPENELVTAAKYELEHLGKNPDELPFLNDSESSGTAAETNSSQAQKTSN, encoded by the coding sequence ATGAAGGGTGCACGTATTTTCGGAATCGTCGTTTTTGGATGGCTGTTATTGTTTGCGTGTAGTAAACAAAAATTGAGCGAAACGGACTATTTCGGTAAAGCAAACGAGTATATGGAACAGCAAAACTGGACGGAAGCTGAAGCCAGTTTTTTGAGCTTGCTGAAAGAATATCCGGATGGCATGTTTACCGCACGTTCGCTGTTTATGGTTGGCTATCTGAACGCCAATCACCTGAAAGATCTGGAAAAAGCAAAAACCTATTATAACGATTTTATTCAGAAATTTCCGGAAAATGAACTGGTAACTGCAGCAAAATATGAGCTGGAACATCTCGGAAAAAACCCGGATGAACTGCCGTTTCTGAACGACAGCGAATCGTCCGGCACTGCAGCCGAAACGAATAGTTCCCAGGCTCAAAAAACATCAAATTAG
- a CDS encoding tetratricopeptide repeat protein: MRKVIFTIFMLLSPVGIFAQQVDAAKMESGLKAYSEGSYEIAAQNFESALAGAPDDPQANFNYGAALYKKGDFKNAIPVFEKALTSPDDQLRQNAFYNLGNARFENEEYEQAIESYKKALQLNPEDVQAKHNLELAQRKLKEKEDQEKQDQNQQNDNIEPSEFAKQLKARAEILVSQRLYREAFDLMQKGLRSDETVAAFQSFINRLKEVAEINNIGD; this comes from the coding sequence ATGAGAAAAGTAATATTCACAATATTCATGCTGCTGTCACCGGTTGGCATATTCGCCCAGCAGGTGGATGCCGCAAAAATGGAAAGCGGGCTAAAAGCATATTCGGAAGGCAGTTACGAAATCGCGGCACAAAATTTTGAGAGTGCCCTCGCCGGCGCGCCGGACGACCCGCAGGCAAATTTTAACTACGGTGCCGCGCTCTATAAAAAAGGGGATTTCAAAAATGCGATTCCTGTTTTCGAAAAAGCACTGACATCGCCGGATGATCAGCTTCGCCAGAACGCTTTTTACAATCTGGGCAACGCCCGATTCGAAAATGAGGAATACGAACAAGCCATCGAATCTTACAAAAAAGCGTTGCAACTGAACCCGGAAGATGTTCAGGCCAAACACAATCTGGAACTGGCACAACGCAAATTGAAAGAAAAGGAAGATCAGGAAAAGCAGGATCAAAATCAGCAAAATGACAACATCGAGCCATCGGAATTTGCCAAACAATTGAAAGCGCGGGCGGAAATTCTGGTGTCGCAGCGGCTCTATCGCGAGGCTTTCGACCTGATGCAAAAGGGCTTGCGTTCGGATGAAACTGTGGCGGCATTTCAATCGTTTATCAATCGATTGAAAGAAGTTGCAGAAATAAACAATATTGGGGATTAA
- a CDS encoding VWA domain-containing protein, with translation MLRFANPEFFHLFWLVPVLMAFLFWAARHRKRLLQRLGDDHLIAQLTRSISPRKRVWKAVLFLLGYSVLVLALTNPQIGTKLQEVKREGLDVFIALDVSKSMLAEDVAPNRFDRAKQEISNFIDELRGDRVGLILFSSLAFVQCPLTLDYGAAKLFLDESNVGSIPQPGTSISEAIRTAMTSFVSQEQKYKVLIVITDGEDHEDDPVEVAQEAAESGVLIYTVGVGSPAGAPIPEYNQRGQMTGYKKDNRGQTITTKLDVLTLEKIADAANGKFVSMGAAGGGLAQVYEEMMGMEKKELSAREFTQFEDRFQIFLLIALIIFALEMFISERRSHQRLMAIARKQAVENRF, from the coding sequence ATGTTACGATTCGCGAATCCTGAATTTTTTCATTTATTTTGGCTGGTGCCGGTGCTGATGGCGTTCCTGTTTTGGGCAGCGCGTCACCGGAAACGGCTGTTGCAGCGCCTCGGTGATGACCATTTGATCGCCCAACTGACCCGCAGCATCAGTCCGCGCAAACGTGTTTGGAAAGCTGTGCTGTTTTTGCTCGGTTATTCCGTGCTGGTTTTGGCGCTCACCAATCCGCAAATCGGGACAAAATTGCAGGAAGTGAAACGTGAGGGATTAGACGTTTTTATCGCGCTGGATGTGTCCAAAAGCATGCTCGCGGAAGATGTTGCACCCAATCGATTTGATCGCGCAAAACAGGAAATATCGAACTTTATCGACGAATTGCGCGGCGATCGCGTCGGACTAATCCTGTTTTCCAGCCTGGCATTTGTGCAATGCCCGCTGACGCTGGATTACGGCGCGGCAAAGCTGTTTCTCGATGAAAGCAACGTTGGCAGCATTCCGCAGCCGGGCACATCGATATCTGAAGCGATCCGCACGGCGATGACATCTTTTGTATCGCAGGAGCAAAAATATAAAGTGCTGATCGTCATCACCGACGGTGAGGATCATGAGGACGATCCGGTGGAAGTCGCGCAGGAAGCCGCCGAAAGCGGTGTGCTGATTTACACCGTTGGCGTTGGCTCGCCGGCCGGTGCACCGATTCCCGAATACAACCAGCGCGGACAAATGACCGGATACAAAAAAGATAATCGCGGACAAACCATCACCACCAAACTGGATGTGCTTACGCTGGAAAAAATTGCGGATGCCGCCAACGGCAAATTTGTGAGCATGGGCGCTGCCGGCGGCGGACTCGCGCAGGTTTACGAAGAAATGATGGGCATGGAAAAAAAAGAGCTTTCCGCCCGTGAATTCACCCAATTTGAAGACCGTTTCCAGATTTTTTTGTTGATCGCGCTGATCATTTTTGCGCTGGAAATGTTTATCAGCGAACGCCGGAGCCACCAACGATTGATGGCAATTGCCCGCAAACAGGCTGTGGAAAACCGGTTTTGA
- a CDS encoding VWA domain-containing protein, with protein sequence MFRFANPEYLFLLLLLPLIAIYYWRKRMNGQVNFSSLRHIKKLPKTIRQILGNYLYWLQLIGLGLLIVAFARPQSGAKQEEVITEGIDIMLVVDVSTSMLAEDFKPKNRLGAAKMVAEEFIGGRINDPIGLVIFAREAFSQCPLTLDYGVLTDILEKVEVASEAWDGTAMGNGLATAVARLQESRAKSKVVIMLTDGENNAGEVDPITAAQVAQTFGVRVYTIGAGTRGTAMYPFSHPLFGKQYKPIPVEIDEDLLTRIAETTGGQYFRATDTQKLRDIYKQIDELEKTKIEVKEYTKYTELFVNYALAGLILLLIELILRHTYLRRLP encoded by the coding sequence ATGTTTCGATTTGCAAATCCCGAATACCTTTTTTTGCTGCTCCTGCTCCCGTTGATCGCCATTTATTATTGGCGAAAACGGATGAACGGGCAGGTCAATTTTTCGAGTTTGCGGCATATCAAAAAGCTGCCGAAAACGATTCGCCAAATTTTAGGTAACTATTTGTATTGGCTGCAGTTAATCGGTCTCGGATTGCTGATTGTCGCGTTCGCCAGACCGCAGTCCGGCGCAAAGCAGGAAGAAGTGATCACCGAAGGTATCGACATCATGCTGGTGGTGGATGTGAGCACATCGATGCTGGCGGAAGATTTCAAACCAAAAAACCGGCTCGGCGCCGCGAAAATGGTTGCCGAAGAATTTATCGGCGGACGCATCAACGACCCGATCGGGTTGGTGATTTTCGCCCGCGAAGCGTTCAGCCAGTGCCCGCTGACGCTCGATTACGGCGTGCTCACCGATATTCTCGAAAAAGTGGAAGTCGCCTCGGAAGCGTGGGACGGCACCGCGATGGGCAACGGGCTGGCAACCGCCGTTGCACGGTTGCAGGAAAGTCGCGCCAAAAGCAAAGTGGTCATCATGCTCACCGATGGCGAAAATAACGCCGGCGAAGTGGACCCGATCACCGCCGCGCAGGTCGCGCAAACGTTTGGCGTGCGCGTTTACACGATTGGCGCGGGCACTCGCGGCACCGCGATGTATCCGTTCAGCCATCCGCTGTTCGGCAAACAATACAAACCGATTCCGGTGGAAATCGATGAAGATTTGCTCACCCGCATCGCCGAAACTACCGGCGGACAATATTTCCGCGCCACGGACACCCAAAAATTGCGCGATATTTACAAACAAATCGATGAATTGGAAAAAACCAAAATCGAGGTGAAAGAATATACGAAATACACAGAGTTGTTCGTTAATTACGCGTTGGCTGGATTGATTTTGCTGCTCATTGAGTTGATTTTGCGACACACGTATTTACGGCGGTTGCCGTAA
- a CDS encoding tetratricopeptide repeat protein codes for MNRIPNILIFAGWLLSSALFAQSGAEFYFEQGNSAYRQNDFELAVEWYQKILDTGYESSEIHYNLGNCYYKMDDIGNAVLHFEKARKLNPDDPELQFNLELVNLKVRDRIVMPESFVLLRWWESTKGMFSLAGWTSITAAFYIISMLFGIAYLFVNDGFIRRIFRMVIISAAVLTFCAGALLAVNIMDESQKEAIVLTSTVNVLSAPEENSTNVFLLHEGAKVTMAETRGEWVKIALPDGKSGWLKQQYLGVI; via the coding sequence TTGAACCGAATCCCTAACATTTTGATTTTTGCCGGATGGCTATTGTCGTCCGCCCTTTTCGCGCAAAGCGGTGCCGAATTTTATTTTGAGCAGGGTAATTCCGCCTATCGCCAAAATGATTTTGAATTGGCGGTTGAGTGGTATCAGAAAATATTGGATACGGGTTACGAAAGCAGCGAAATTCATTACAATTTGGGCAATTGCTATTACAAAATGGATGATATCGGAAATGCCGTTCTCCATTTTGAGAAAGCCCGCAAATTGAATCCGGATGACCCGGAACTGCAATTCAACCTCGAATTGGTTAACCTTAAAGTGCGCGACCGGATTGTAATGCCGGAATCGTTTGTGCTCCTGCGGTGGTGGGAATCCACAAAAGGGATGTTTTCTTTAGCCGGCTGGACGAGCATTACGGCAGCATTTTATATCATATCGATGCTTTTTGGAATTGCTTATCTATTTGTAAATGATGGGTTTATCCGCAGGATATTTCGAATGGTAATCATCAGCGCGGCGGTGCTCACCTTTTGCGCAGGCGCTTTGCTGGCAGTCAATATTATGGATGAATCGCAAAAAGAAGCCATCGTGCTGACCTCAACCGTCAACGTCCTCAGCGCGCCGGAAGAGAACAGCACAAACGTATTTTTACTGCACGAAGGCGCCAAAGTCACCATGGCGGAAACCCGTGGCGAATGGGTAAAAATCGCGTTGCCCGATGGCAAAAGCGGTTGGTTAAAACAGCAGTATTTGGGTGTTATTTAG
- a CDS encoding glycosyltransferase has translation MTQPPKISVVIVNYNVKEYLEQALISLQRALSGISNEIFVVDNASIDGSVAHIRQRFPGVNIIESSENLGFGKANNLALAQVRGEFVVLINPDTVVQEDTFTALLDFFEKQPDAGAATCKIINPDGSFSIDCRHNIPTPIDAFWKVIGFSKLFPKSKIFARYHLTYLDTEQTYPVPAISGSFMMIKKSVLDEIGHFDERFFMYCEDIDLCHRIGQSGQKIWYVPTSQIIHYKGESTKKNNIDYVVTFNKALYQFFEKHYANRTLSPFRWLIIAGIMARGLVVYLRNFLREHFPLVLDTVILNIVVLLSFIVRMELKHGFQWAAVWEQYWVIHLISTVFFWGSVYYLEVHPHHRFSIQGIIKANVITFTLLASLTFFFKQFGYSRMVVLIAAMFSPLFMILWRFILKRFYRGDTAAWGKDLFSRPTIIVGSGDEVRKLYQKIRELRDLSYDLLGVVTENAPENGVSTEQVPVLGKMANLREIVKFHRVRQIIFASEKLSYEQILRTMSELEMPAIEYKIAPSNQEVVIGKSSIERLDDYPLLDIDYGIGKPFNRAVKRMFDVFLAWILLLFTAAIALPGIFFRRKKLTRHTLRHSKTNRISYWKISSSADNSLANRWLKWWAVFRGELTFVGAPIEPLPGENPKSRKSFGYQPGLTGLVQINRHKILAPDDVEKYHLFYMKNQSLLLDLEIIVKALLGK, from the coding sequence ATGACCCAACCACCAAAAATCTCCGTCGTCATCGTCAATTATAATGTGAAGGAATATCTGGAGCAGGCGCTGATCTCGCTGCAACGGGCGCTCTCCGGCATTTCCAACGAGATTTTTGTGGTGGATAACGCTTCAATTGACGGCAGCGTGGCGCACATCCGCCAGCGCTTTCCGGGGGTGAACATCATCGAAAGCAGCGAAAATCTGGGATTCGGTAAAGCCAACAATCTGGCGTTGGCGCAGGTTCGCGGCGAGTTTGTGGTGCTCATCAATCCCGATACGGTCGTGCAGGAAGACACCTTCACCGCGCTGCTCGATTTTTTCGAAAAGCAGCCGGACGCGGGCGCGGCAACCTGCAAAATCATCAACCCGGACGGCTCGTTTTCCATCGATTGCCGGCACAATATTCCCACGCCGATCGACGCATTCTGGAAGGTGATCGGCTTCAGCAAGTTGTTCCCGAAAAGCAAAATTTTCGCCCGCTACCACCTCACCTATCTCGACACCGAGCAAACCTATCCGGTACCCGCGATTTCCGGCTCTTTTATGATGATCAAAAAATCGGTGCTGGATGAGATCGGGCATTTCGATGAGCGCTTTTTTATGTATTGCGAAGACATCGATTTGTGTCACCGTATCGGGCAGAGCGGGCAAAAAATCTGGTATGTGCCCACTTCGCAAATCATTCATTACAAAGGCGAAAGCACCAAAAAAAACAACATCGATTATGTGGTCACATTCAACAAAGCGCTCTACCAGTTTTTTGAGAAACATTACGCAAATCGCACATTATCGCCGTTTAGATGGCTGATCATCGCCGGAATAATGGCGCGGGGACTAGTTGTGTATCTGCGCAATTTTTTGCGCGAGCACTTTCCGTTGGTGCTGGATACGGTCATTTTGAACATCGTTGTGCTGCTCTCGTTCATCGTGCGGATGGAGCTGAAACACGGCTTTCAGTGGGCTGCGGTTTGGGAGCAATATTGGGTGATCCACCTGATTTCCACGGTGTTTTTTTGGGGCAGCGTGTATTATCTGGAGGTGCATCCGCACCACCGGTTTTCTATTCAGGGCATCATCAAAGCGAATGTGATTACGTTTACGTTGCTGGCGTCGCTCACGTTTTTTTTCAAACAATTCGGCTATTCGCGGATGGTGGTGCTCATCGCCGCGATGTTCTCACCGCTGTTCATGATTTTGTGGCGGTTTATTCTGAAACGCTTTTATCGCGGCGATACGGCGGCGTGGGGCAAGGATTTGTTCAGTCGCCCGACCATCATCGTTGGCAGCGGCGATGAGGTGCGCAAGCTCTATCAAAAAATTCGCGAGCTGCGCGATTTGAGCTACGATCTGCTCGGCGTGGTGACGGAAAATGCGCCTGAAAACGGCGTTTCCACAGAACAGGTGCCGGTGCTCGGCAAAATGGCCAATTTGCGGGAAATCGTGAAATTCCATCGCGTTCGGCAGATCATTTTCGCATCGGAAAAGCTGAGTTACGAACAGATTTTGCGCACAATGAGCGAGCTGGAAATGCCCGCCATCGAATACAAAATTGCCCCATCCAATCAGGAAGTGGTGATCGGCAAATCGTCCATCGAACGGCTGGATGACTATCCGCTGCTGGATATCGATTATGGCATCGGAAAGCCGTTCAATCGCGCAGTGAAGCGCATGTTCGATGTGTTTCTCGCGTGGATATTGTTGCTGTTCACTGCGGCAATCGCGCTGCCGGGAATTTTTTTCCGGCGAAAAAAACTCACCCGCCATACCCTTCGCCATTCAAAAACGAATCGGATAAGCTATTGGAAAATCAGCAGTTCCGCAGACAATTCATTGGCGAATCGCTGGCTAAAATGGTGGGCGGTGTTTCGCGGCGAGCTCACGTTTGTCGGTGCGCCCATCGAACCGCTTCCCGGTGAAAATCCGAAATCGCGGAAAAGCTTCGGCTATCAACCCGGACTCACCGGATTGGTGCAAATTAATCGTCACAAAATTCTCGCACCGGACGATGTGGAAAAATATCATTTATTTTATATGAAAAACCAGTCGCTGCTGCTCGATCTGGAAATTATCGTAAAGGCGTTGCTGGGTAAATAA
- a CDS encoding MoxR family ATPase: protein MQLDIQAINEKIHQESAFVDKVTAEVGKVIVGQKYMVERLLIGLLSNGHVLLEGVPGLAKTLTVNTLARIIDCKFQRIQFTPDLLPADLLGTLIYNQRNGEFITHKGPIFSNLILADEINRSPAKVQSALLEAMQERQVTIGDKTYPLENPFLVLATQNPIEQEGTYPLPEAQVDRFMLKLKVGYPSRDEELEIIRRMSDGAPPEPTAQVSPKDILRARKVVDEVYIDEKIERYIIDIVFATREPEAYGAKDLKPLIAFGASPRASINLKRAAKAHAFLRRRGYVTPEDVKAIGLDVLRHRVIVTFEAEAEEVTSEDVVRKVLNQVEVP from the coding sequence ATGCAATTGGACATTCAGGCAATTAACGAAAAAATCCATCAGGAAAGTGCATTCGTCGATAAAGTTACCGCAGAAGTCGGCAAAGTGATTGTCGGGCAAAAATATATGGTGGAGCGACTGCTGATCGGCTTGCTGAGCAACGGTCACGTGCTGCTGGAAGGTGTGCCGGGACTGGCAAAAACGCTGACTGTCAACACGCTGGCGCGGATCATCGATTGCAAATTCCAGCGCATCCAGTTTACGCCGGATCTGCTGCCGGCAGACTTGCTCGGCACGTTGATTTACAACCAGCGTAACGGCGAATTTATCACCCATAAAGGTCCCATTTTTTCCAATCTTATTTTGGCAGACGAAATCAACCGTTCCCCCGCAAAAGTGCAAAGCGCGCTATTGGAAGCGATGCAGGAACGACAGGTGACGATTGGTGACAAAACTTATCCGCTGGAAAATCCGTTTTTGGTGCTCGCCACCCAAAACCCGATCGAACAGGAAGGCACCTATCCCCTGCCGGAAGCGCAGGTGGATCGTTTTATGCTGAAGCTGAAAGTCGGTTATCCTTCCCGTGACGAGGAGCTGGAAATCATCCGCCGGATGAGCGACGGCGCTCCGCCCGAACCCACAGCACAGGTGAGCCCGAAAGATATTCTCCGTGCCCGCAAAGTGGTGGACGAAGTGTATATCGATGAAAAAATTGAGCGCTATATTATTGATATCGTTTTCGCAACTCGTGAGCCGGAAGCCTACGGCGCGAAAGATCTGAAGCCGCTGATTGCCTTCGGCGCATCGCCGCGCGCATCAATCAACCTGAAACGCGCTGCCAAAGCCCACGCATTTTTGCGCCGTCGCGGATACGTTACGCCAGAGGATGTGAAAGCGATCGGGCTGGATGTGCTGCGCCATCGCGTGATTGTCACGTTTGAAGCGGAAGCCGAAGAAGTGACATCGGAAGATGTGGTGCGCAAAGTGCTCAATCAGGTGGAAGTGCCCTAA